One Pongo pygmaeus isolate AG05252 chromosome 10, NHGRI_mPonPyg2-v2.0_pri, whole genome shotgun sequence genomic window carries:
- the TAS2R42 gene encoding taste receptor type 2 member 42 — MIQSIKSLDFLSLEMPTELDKIFLILAIVEFIIGLLGNVFIGLVNCSEGIKNQKVFSADFILTCLAISTIGQLLVILFDSFLVGLASHLYTTYRLGKLVILLWHMTNHLTTWLATCLSIFYFFKIAHFPHSLFLWLRWRMNGMIVMLRTLSLFLLIFDSLVLELFIDISLNIIDKSNLTLYFDESKTLYDKLSILKTLLSLTSFIPFSLSLTSLLFLFLSLVRHTRNLKLSSLGSRDSSTEAHRRAMKMVMSFLSLFIVHFFSLQVANWIFFMSWNNKYIKFVMLALNAFPSCHSFILILGNSKLRQTAVRLLSHLRNYTKTSNPLPL; from the coding sequence ATGATACAAAGTATTAAAAGCTTGGATTTTTTGTCTCTAGAAATGCCCACTGAATTGGATAAAATCTTTCTGATTCTGGCAATAGTGGAATTCATCATCGGCCTGCTGGGGAATGTGTTCATTGGCCTGGTAAACTGCTCCGAAGGGATCAAGAACCAAAAGGTCTTCTCAGCTGACTTCATCCTCACCTGCTTGGCTATCTCCACAATTGGACAACTCTTGGTGATACTGTTTGATTCATTTCTAGTGGGACTTGCTTCACATTTATATACCACATATAGACTAGGAAAACTTGTTATTTTGCTTTGGCACATGACTAATCACTTGACAACCTGGCTTGCCACCTGCCtaagcattttctatttctttaagataGCCCACTTCCCCCACTCCCTTTTCCtctggctgaggtggaggatgaaCGGAATGATTGTTATGCTTCGTACATTGTCTTTGTTCTTACTGATTTTTGACAGTTTAGTGCTAGAATTATTTATTGATATCTCACTCAATATAATAGATAAAAGTAATCTGACTTTATATTTCGATGAAAGTAAAACACTCTATGATAAACtctctattttaaaaactcttcttaGCTTGACCAGTTTTATCCCCTTTTCTCTGTCCCTGACCTCattgctttttttatttctgtccttGGTGAGACATACTAGAAATTTGAAGCTCAGTTCCTTGGGCTCTAGAGACTCCAGCACAGAGGCCCATAGGAGGGCCATGAAAATGGTGAtgtctttcctttccctcttcatagttcattttttttccttacaagTGGCCAATTGGATATTTTTTATGTCGTGGAACAACAAGTACATAAAGTTTGTCATGTTAGCCTTAAATGCCTTTCCCTCGTGCCACTCATTTATTCTCATTCTGGGAAACAGCAAGCTGCGACAGACAGCTGTGAGGCTACTGTCGCATCTCAGAAACTATACAAAAACATCAAACCCTTTACCTTTGTAG